From Chryseobacterium gallinarum, one genomic window encodes:
- a CDS encoding lysophospholipid acyltransferase family protein produces MSLISKNDLIKASGLSKLGFLKNPVASAVMSVAKINEVNKLYDKLKDKEGKDFFDSFVRERNLSYVAFEEDLAKIPKTGPFVLVSNHPLGAIDGILMCKILTEVRPDFKVMGNFLLDKIKPMAPYVIAVNPFENRKEAYSSSSGMRETLKHLQNGGCVGIFPAGEVSNKNNPYGEILDKEWEKTALKLIRMAKVPVVPMYFHAKNSRLFYQVAKLHPNLQTLMLPAEMMNDREKPIRIRIGRPIAVKAMDEMETIEELGEFLKRKVYMMKSYYEKRKSLAQSINLQNLSVKFPLLKEENIVQNIIDETPVEDIIKDVDKLRGTDKMLFSNGNYEIYFTTYEEIPSIMREIGRQRELTFRAVGEGSNLPFDLDEYDKHYHHLFLWDNGEKKLAGAYRMALGREVMKRYGIKGFYTSSLFEFEQDIHPFFKKVIEMGRAYICQEYQQKPLPLFLLWRGIVHVCLRNPDHKFLMGGVSISNKFSEFSKSLMIEFMRSNYFDSAVAQYITPRNEYKVKLRDRDKNIFFEEMESDLNKLDKIIDDLEPELRLPVLIKKYIKQNAKVIAFNVDPNFNDAIDGLMYIRISDLPENTIKPVLEEMSEQIRKEQENNTTENQ; encoded by the coding sequence ATGAGTTTAATTTCGAAAAACGATCTGATCAAAGCTTCCGGCTTAAGTAAACTGGGGTTCCTAAAGAATCCTGTAGCATCTGCTGTGATGAGCGTTGCTAAAATAAATGAAGTAAATAAATTATACGATAAACTAAAAGACAAGGAAGGTAAAGACTTTTTCGACTCATTTGTGAGAGAAAGAAATCTAAGCTATGTAGCTTTTGAAGAAGATTTAGCGAAGATTCCTAAAACAGGACCGTTTGTTTTGGTTTCCAATCATCCGCTGGGTGCTATTGACGGGATCCTGATGTGCAAAATTCTTACAGAGGTTCGTCCTGATTTCAAGGTAATGGGTAATTTCCTTTTGGATAAAATCAAGCCCATGGCTCCATACGTAATCGCTGTAAATCCGTTTGAAAACAGAAAAGAAGCTTACAGCAGTTCTTCGGGCATGCGCGAAACCCTCAAGCATTTACAAAACGGAGGCTGTGTAGGTATTTTCCCTGCAGGAGAAGTTTCCAACAAAAACAATCCTTATGGGGAAATCTTAGATAAAGAATGGGAAAAAACGGCACTTAAGCTCATCAGAATGGCTAAAGTGCCGGTAGTTCCTATGTATTTCCATGCCAAAAACAGCCGTTTGTTTTATCAGGTTGCTAAACTGCATCCGAATTTACAGACCCTGATGCTTCCTGCAGAAATGATGAATGACAGGGAAAAACCCATCAGAATCAGAATCGGGCGACCAATCGCCGTAAAGGCAATGGACGAAATGGAAACCATTGAGGAGCTCGGAGAATTCCTGAAACGTAAGGTATATATGATGAAATCTTATTATGAAAAGAGAAAATCCCTTGCGCAAAGCATTAATCTTCAGAATCTATCCGTAAAGTTTCCTTTATTAAAAGAAGAAAATATTGTTCAGAACATTATTGATGAAACTCCTGTAGAAGACATTATCAAAGACGTTGATAAACTGAGAGGAACGGATAAAATGTTGTTCAGCAATGGAAATTATGAAATTTACTTTACTACTTATGAGGAAATCCCTTCTATTATGAGGGAAATCGGACGCCAGAGGGAACTTACCTTCCGTGCAGTAGGTGAAGGAAGTAACCTTCCGTTCGACCTGGATGAATATGACAAGCATTATCACCATCTTTTCCTTTGGGACAATGGCGAGAAAAAACTGGCAGGAGCCTACAGAATGGCACTGGGCAGAGAGGTAATGAAAAGATACGGCATCAAAGGTTTCTATACAAGTTCTTTATTTGAATTTGAACAGGACATCCATCCTTTCTTTAAAAAGGTAATCGAAATGGGCCGTGCCTACATCTGTCAGGAATATCAGCAGAAACCTCTTCCGCTTTTCCTGTTATGGAGAGGAATTGTACATGTCTGCCTGAGAAATCCTGACCATAAATTCCTGATGGGAGGAGTAAGCATCTCCAACAAATTTTCAGAGTTTTCAAAATCGCTGATGATTGAATTTATGCGTTCCAATTATTTTGATTCCGCAGTGGCTCAATACATTACCCCAAGGAATGAATACAAGGTCAAATTGCGCGACAGGGATAAAAATATCTTCTTTGAAGAAATGGAATCCGACCTGAATAAACTTGACAAGATTATTGATGATCTTGAACCGGAATTAAGATTGCCTGTTCTGATCAAAAAATACATCAAGCAAAATGCAAAAGTGATTGCTTTTAATGTAGATCCTAATTTCAATGATGCAATCGATGGATTGATGTATATCCGGATCAGTGATCTTCCGGAAAACACCATTAAACCGGTATTGGAAGAGATGAGCGAACAAATCAGAAAAGAACAGGAAAATAATACAACTGAGAATCAGTAA
- a CDS encoding aspartate kinase → MKIFKFGGASVKDADSVKNVSMVLKSQGFAKCLLVISAMGKTTNELEKVVELYFKKDNYQAEIEKIKRKHIEIAEGLFPENHAVFAEINLFFDDIDSFLRRNKSPNYNFVYDQVVSCGEMISTKIVSEYLNEIQFTNQWLDARDYVKTDSAYREGIVDWVKTEEFISSLNPEICYVTQGFIGSDDNNFTVTLGREGSDYSAAIFAYCLNAEAMTIWKDVPGVMTGDPRKFNDVSLLSHISYEEAIEMAYYGASVIHPKTLQPLQQKNIPFYVKSFVDPTKEGTKVGASEKNQQEETYILKENQALLKISTRDFSFIAEDHMSLIFGYLSKYKIKVSLMQNSAISLALCLEDKFNHLEELNEELQKFFKTEAIKNVSLFTVRNAKMDHIDRFYQEKNVLLEQISKNTLQMVTQ, encoded by the coding sequence ATGAAAATTTTCAAGTTTGGTGGAGCGTCTGTAAAGGACGCTGACAGTGTGAAAAATGTGTCCATGGTTTTAAAAAGCCAGGGATTTGCCAAGTGTTTGCTGGTAATTTCGGCAATGGGCAAAACGACAAATGAGTTGGAAAAAGTTGTAGAACTTTATTTCAAGAAGGATAACTATCAAGCTGAGATTGAAAAGATAAAACGAAAACACATTGAGATTGCGGAAGGTCTATTTCCTGAAAATCATGCGGTTTTTGCGGAAATCAATCTCTTTTTTGATGATATCGACTCATTTTTAAGGAGAAATAAATCTCCTAATTATAACTTCGTGTATGACCAAGTGGTGAGTTGCGGAGAAATGATTTCAACAAAGATTGTGAGTGAATACCTGAATGAAATTCAGTTTACCAATCAGTGGCTGGATGCCCGGGATTATGTAAAAACAGACAGTGCATACAGAGAAGGGATTGTGGATTGGGTGAAGACCGAAGAGTTTATTTCCAGTTTAAATCCCGAGATTTGCTATGTTACTCAAGGTTTCATCGGTTCGGATGATAATAATTTCACTGTAACATTAGGAAGGGAAGGATCAGATTATTCTGCGGCTATTTTTGCGTATTGCTTAAATGCAGAAGCCATGACGATCTGGAAAGATGTACCGGGAGTAATGACAGGAGATCCGAGAAAATTCAATGATGTATCTCTTCTCTCCCATATATCTTATGAAGAGGCAATTGAAATGGCTTATTACGGAGCAAGCGTCATCCACCCGAAGACATTACAGCCTTTACAGCAAAAAAACATTCCTTTTTATGTAAAGTCTTTTGTAGATCCTACGAAAGAGGGAACTAAAGTAGGGGCTTCAGAAAAGAATCAACAGGAAGAAACTTATATTTTAAAAGAAAACCAGGCTCTGTTAAAAATTTCTACAAGGGATTTTTCTTTCATTGCAGAGGATCATATGAGCTTAATTTTCGGGTATTTATCCAAATATAAAATCAAAGTTTCCCTGATGCAGAACTCTGCTATCTCCCTGGCCTTATGCCTGGAGGATAAGTTTAATCACCTTGAGGAACTTAACGAGGAGCTTCAGAAATTTTTTAAAACTGAAGCAATTAAAAATGTATCTTTATTCACAGTAAGAAATGCGAAGATGGATCATATTGATAGATTTTACCAGGAAAAAAATGTATTATTGGAACAAATTTCCAAGAATACACTTCAAATGGTAACACAATAA